A genomic stretch from Sceloporus undulatus isolate JIND9_A2432 ecotype Alabama chromosome 5, SceUnd_v1.1, whole genome shotgun sequence includes:
- the TTLL1 gene encoding probable tubulin polyglutamylase TTLL1, translated as MAGKVKWVTDIEKSVLINNFEKRGWVQVSENEDWNFYWMSVQTIRNVFSVETGYRLSDDQIVNHFPNHYELTRKDLMVKNIKRYRKELEKEGSPLAEKDENGKYLYLDFVPVTFMLPADYNLFVEEFRKNPSSTWIMKPCGKAQGKGIFLINKLSQIKKWSRDSKTSTFVSQSSKEAYVISLYINNPLLIGGKKFDLRLYVLVSTYRPLRCYMYKLGFCRFCTVKYTPSTSELDNMFVHLTNVAIQKHGDDYNHIHGGKWTVSNLRLYLESTRGKEVTSKLFDEIHWIIVQSLKAVAPVMNNDKHCFECYGYDIIIDDKLKPWLIEVNASPSLTSSTANDRILKYNLINDTLNIAVPNGEIPDCKWNKSPPKEALGNYEVLYDEEMAQSEMPDRDLRSRSGQPIGFKGNRARDTGKSGPLSWK; from the exons GATGAGTGTACAAACTATTCGAAATGTTTTCAGTGTCGAAACTGGTTACCGCCTTTCTGATGACCAGATTGTCAACCATTTCCCAAACCACTATGAACTCACCCGAAAGGACTTAATGGTAAAAAATATCAAGAGGTATaggaaagaattagaaaaagaaGGTAGTCCTCTTGCAGAGaaagatgaaaatggaaaatacCTTTATTTGG ACTTTGTCCCTGTAACTTTCATGCTCCCAGCTGATTACAATTTATTTGTGGAAGAATTCCGGAAAAATCCTTCCAGTACTTGGATTATGAAGCCCTGTGGAAAAGCTCAAGGAAAAGGAATCTTCCTTATCAATAAACTTTCACAAATTAAAAAGTGGTCTCGAGACAGCAAAACATCAAC GTTTGTATCTCAGTCCTCTAAAGAAGCATATGTGATTTCTCTGTACATCAATAATCCACTACTGATTGGTGGGAAGAAATTTGACCTGCGCCTGTATGTGTTAGTGTCAACTTACCGTCCTTTGAGGTGCTATAT gtATAAACTCGGCTTTTGTCGATTCTGCACGGTAAAATATACACCAAGTACAAGTGAATTGGACAACATGTTTGTACATCTTACAAATGTTGCCATTCAGAAGCATGGG GATGATTACAATCACATTCATGGTGGCAAATGGACAGTGAGCAATCTGCGCTTGTATCTTGAAAGCACTCGAGGGAAAGAGGTCACCAGCAAACTGTTCGATGAAATACACTGGATAATTGTGCAGTCACTGAAGGCTGTTGCA CCTGTAATGAATAATGATAAACACTGCTTTGAATGCTATGGATATGATATTATCATTGATGACAAGCTTAAGCCATGGCTTATTGAG GTCAATGCTTCTCCTTCTCTTACTTCCAGTACTGCCAATGACCGTATACTCAAATACAATCTTATTAATGATACGCTCAACATTGCTGTACCTAATGGGGAAATTCCAGACTGTAAATGGAATAAATCACCCCCAAAGGAAGCACTTGGAAATTATGAGGTTTT ATATGATGAAGAGATGGCTCAAAGTGAAATGCCAGATCGTGATTTACGAAGTCGCTCTGGACAGCCCATTGGTTTTAAGGGAAACCGTGCCAGAGACACTGGAAAATCAGGGCCCCTTTCATGGAAGTAG